A single window of Nicotiana sylvestris chromosome 3, ASM39365v2, whole genome shotgun sequence DNA harbors:
- the LOC138887947 gene encoding uncharacterized protein, whose product MEVLEESKRTLEQQARVLTSDLAVEKASFQAGKDKNLLETSFSEQLSKASEEIRELKALLNEKEVHVGELVQTLTQTQEDLRESSNKVRSLESSRASLQTSYDSALAENEKLKSEIAEWEKDYEILEDKSAIEVSWAFLNTRHDTLVEVSQENFNLEAELAKIRETIEKTQQSQDFPSPMAETSGNIEDDMGTVNVPIPSSQLEPTVADDPALVPASTPQ is encoded by the coding sequence ATGGAAGTGTTAGAAGAGAGCAAGCGCACCTTAGAGCAGCAGGCAAGGGTTTTAACTTCAGATTTGGCAGTTGAAAAAGCTTCCTTCCAAGCTGGTAAAGACAAGAATCTCCTTGAGACATCTTTTTCCGAGCAACTCTCCAAGGctagtgaagaaatcagagagttgaaggctctcttaAATGAAAAAGAAGTGCATGTCGGTGAACTTGTGCAAACTCTGACTCAGACTCAAGAAGACCTCCGGGAGTCTTCTAATAAGGTTCGTTCCTTAGAAAGTTCACGTGCTTCTCTTCAAACTTCTTACGattctgccttggctgaaaatgagaaGCTTAAAAGTGAAATTGCTGAATGGGAGAAAGATTACGAGATTCTTGAGGACAAGTCCgcaattgaagtgagttgggcgtttTTAAATACTCGTCATGATACCCTTGTGGAAGTTAGCCAAGAGAACTTTAACTTGGAAGCTGAGTTAGCTAAAATAAGAGAAACTATTGAAAAGACTCAGCAGAGCCAAGACTTTCCCTCTCCCATGGCTGAAACTTCTGGAAATATTGAAGATGATATGGGTACCGTGAATGTTCCAATTCCTTCAAGTCAACTTGAGCCTACTGTTGCTGATGACCCTGCTTTGGTTCCTGCTTCAACTCCTCAATGA